The Planococcus versutus genome contains a region encoding:
- the panC gene encoding pantoate--beta-alanine ligase → MLILQTVEELKEWVHETKKAGQTIGIVPTMGFLHEGHLSLVEKAKEENDKVVMSIFVNPAQFGPNEDFDRYPRNLVRDQQLAKKVGTDVIFAPSVDEMYPRDSSIKLTAGTLAHVLCGAKRPGHFDGVLKVVTKLFHLTEANRAYFGQKDAQQLAIIESLVADFNFSISIRRGQTVREQDGLAKSSRNVYLSDVERNEALHLKKALEIGKTLFLKKQDPVEPMISYLTEHTSGKIDYIELLGYPSLTKTIQNDVILALAVQFEKARLIDNLIFNPKEN, encoded by the coding sequence ATGTTGATTTTACAAACGGTGGAAGAACTTAAAGAATGGGTTCATGAAACCAAAAAAGCAGGTCAGACGATTGGGATTGTTCCAACGATGGGGTTTTTACACGAAGGACATTTGTCATTGGTAGAAAAAGCAAAAGAGGAAAATGACAAAGTAGTCATGAGTATTTTTGTTAATCCCGCTCAATTTGGGCCAAATGAAGATTTTGATCGGTACCCAAGAAATTTAGTACGCGATCAACAACTTGCTAAAAAAGTGGGAACTGATGTGATTTTTGCACCGAGTGTGGACGAAATGTATCCTCGGGACAGTTCAATTAAACTAACTGCAGGAACACTCGCACATGTACTGTGTGGTGCCAAAAGACCAGGACATTTTGATGGTGTATTAAAAGTAGTTACCAAGTTGTTTCATTTAACAGAAGCCAATCGGGCATACTTTGGTCAGAAAGACGCGCAGCAATTAGCGATTATCGAATCTTTAGTAGCAGACTTTAATTTTTCAATATCGATACGAAGAGGACAAACAGTACGCGAACAAGATGGACTTGCTAAAAGCTCTCGAAATGTTTACTTGAGTGATGTTGAGCGAAATGAAGCACTTCATTTAAAAAAGGCACTGGAAATAGGGAAAACTTTGTTTTTAAAAAAACAAGATCCGGTCGAGCCTATGATTTCTTACTTAACGGAACACACATCTGGAAAAATCGATTATATCGAACTGCTTGGATATCCATCTTTGACAAAAACTATTCAAAATGACGTAATTCTTGCGTTAGCTGTTCAATTTGAAAAAGCACGTTTGATTGATAATCTTATTTTTAATCCAAAGGAGAACTGA
- the dinG gene encoding ATP-dependent DNA helicase DinG, whose protein sequence is MNTQKYVVVDIETTGHSPAKGDRIIQLAMVTIENGEIIDTYTEFINPGRTIPLFIQDLTNITDEHVAKARAFEYYAETVYDKMQDAIFVAHNTNFDLPFLQAELKRSGLPTWQGLTMDTVELVRLMYPTAFSFKLQDITSELGIPLESAHRADDDAMATALLFLRAKNDLEALPYDTLTFLHKRSFYLKSDLSRLFFELTQKKRNSLADDFERFKGVPLKSKESFTADVSKPVSQSRDWREGLETVFSNFEKRPSQYEMMASIEQALVEKKEIVIEASTGTGKTIGYLLPAVNYALDTGKQVLISTYTTHLQDQLVLKEGAMIERFIGSPVRITLIKGLSHYIDLARFVELLQGDDESYDETFTIMQVLVWLTVTKTGDLNEINASSGGQFVLDKIRRSHIRRLTVQEKKVDFYEFALYQAAHAHVIVTNHAFLLNQHLSKKTILANVDAYIWDEAHQVVQAAVSQHEKTFVYTQWKYIFGQIGSLDDQQLATMLFEAAERTGFSSVLEQLRLESLFLKFRTLFDEIATLISAQFDAKFAASRHKKNSVLLSELSLDDSRFTEMLHYLNEWIDLSQLILQKADKLIEKTIKDQLMIADWRYWTEELMVKAVEFSEIFVFPLSDEVSWVEGDLRSLPTSLSLYKRPFAVASLVDKVMASARHEKSIIWLSGTMTVPANERFIVNQIGIPENVPILKFEPPKDFYQGAHVYIVEDMPDIQHVSQHEYIESVADAVVQTVIVTEGRCFVLFTSQDMLRKTVDLIQETGLLDDYMLFAQGISSGSRMKLLKSFQRFQKSVLFGTNSFWEGVDVPGDALRAVIVVRLPFTSPEEPIFKARSEIITREGVNPFLHYALPEAVLRLRQGFGRLIRSKNDKGLFIVLDRRIETKSYGKEFINALPKVEVSKVSLEKMVTDIEAWYNKH, encoded by the coding sequence ATGAATACGCAAAAGTATGTCGTTGTCGATATTGAAACAACGGGCCATTCCCCTGCAAAAGGTGACCGGATTATTCAACTCGCGATGGTGACAATTGAAAACGGTGAAATCATCGATACATATACAGAATTTATTAATCCAGGACGTACGATTCCATTATTTATACAGGATTTAACCAATATTACTGATGAACATGTAGCGAAAGCTAGAGCTTTTGAATACTACGCTGAAACGGTTTATGACAAAATGCAAGATGCTATTTTTGTAGCACATAATACAAATTTCGATTTGCCTTTTTTACAAGCCGAGCTCAAACGAAGTGGATTGCCAACATGGCAAGGACTTACAATGGATACAGTTGAATTGGTTAGACTTATGTATCCAACAGCGTTTAGTTTTAAGCTTCAAGACATAACATCAGAACTTGGAATCCCGCTGGAAAGTGCTCACCGTGCAGATGATGATGCAATGGCAACAGCTTTGTTGTTTTTACGTGCGAAAAATGATTTAGAAGCTTTGCCATACGATACATTGACGTTTCTTCATAAACGATCATTCTACTTGAAATCAGATTTGTCTCGTTTGTTTTTTGAGTTAACACAGAAAAAAAGAAATTCACTAGCAGATGATTTTGAGCGTTTTAAGGGTGTTCCACTTAAGTCGAAAGAATCTTTTACAGCAGACGTGAGTAAACCAGTTTCTCAATCACGAGATTGGCGAGAAGGACTCGAAACGGTTTTTTCAAACTTTGAGAAAAGACCAAGTCAATACGAAATGATGGCATCTATTGAACAGGCATTGGTAGAGAAAAAAGAAATTGTGATTGAAGCATCGACGGGTACAGGTAAAACAATCGGTTATTTATTGCCTGCTGTTAACTACGCCCTTGATACTGGAAAACAAGTGTTGATTAGTACGTATACCACTCATCTACAAGATCAGCTTGTCTTAAAAGAAGGGGCAATGATTGAACGTTTCATTGGTTCTCCAGTACGAATTACGTTGATCAAAGGCTTATCGCATTATATTGATTTAGCAAGATTTGTCGAATTGCTTCAAGGTGACGATGAATCGTACGATGAGACGTTCACAATTATGCAAGTATTGGTTTGGTTAACTGTTACAAAAACAGGTGATTTAAATGAAATTAATGCTTCTAGTGGAGGTCAATTTGTGTTAGATAAAATTCGACGTTCACATATACGTAGACTCACAGTACAAGAGAAAAAAGTCGATTTTTATGAGTTTGCATTATATCAAGCGGCACATGCGCATGTCATTGTTACAAATCACGCATTTTTATTAAATCAACATTTAAGTAAAAAAACAATACTTGCAAATGTTGATGCGTATATATGGGATGAAGCACATCAAGTTGTTCAAGCTGCGGTGTCACAACATGAAAAAACATTTGTTTATACGCAGTGGAAATACATTTTTGGTCAAATTGGCAGTTTAGACGATCAGCAATTAGCGACAATGCTTTTTGAAGCAGCAGAGCGCACTGGATTTTCAAGTGTGCTAGAACAATTGAGACTTGAATCGTTGTTTTTAAAGTTTAGAACTCTTTTTGATGAAATAGCAACTCTGATTTCAGCGCAATTCGATGCTAAATTTGCTGCAAGTCGTCACAAAAAAAATTCTGTACTTTTAAGTGAATTGTCACTTGATGACAGCCGATTTACAGAGATGTTGCATTATTTAAATGAGTGGATTGATTTGTCACAACTGATTTTACAAAAAGCGGACAAACTAATCGAAAAAACGATAAAAGATCAGTTAATGATTGCCGATTGGCGTTATTGGACAGAAGAGTTGATGGTAAAAGCAGTTGAATTTAGTGAAATTTTCGTCTTTCCATTATCAGATGAAGTTAGCTGGGTTGAAGGAGACTTAAGAAGTTTGCCTACAAGTTTGTCATTGTACAAACGACCGTTTGCTGTTGCTTCTTTAGTAGATAAAGTTATGGCTTCTGCACGGCATGAAAAATCCATTATTTGGTTGTCCGGAACAATGACCGTTCCTGCAAATGAGCGTTTTATTGTTAATCAAATTGGGATTCCCGAGAATGTTCCAATTTTGAAATTTGAACCACCAAAAGATTTTTATCAAGGTGCTCATGTTTATATCGTAGAAGATATGCCAGATATCCAACATGTTTCTCAGCATGAGTATATTGAATCGGTTGCGGATGCTGTCGTTCAAACGGTTATTGTGACGGAAGGACGCTGTTTTGTGCTATTTACATCACAAGATATGTTGCGGAAAACAGTCGATTTAATCCAAGAAACTGGTTTGCTAGATGACTATATGTTGTTCGCACAAGGTATTTCATCCGGTAGTCGAATGAAGTTATTAAAATCTTTTCAGCGCTTCCAAAAGTCTGTTCTGTTTGGTACGAATAGCTTTTGGGAAGGTGTTGATGTTCCAGGAGACGCACTTCGTGCGGTTATTGTCGTACGATTGCCATTTACTTCTCCAGAAGAACCAATCTTCAAAGCGCGATCTGAAATTATTACACGAGAAGGTGTTAATCCATTTTTGCATTATGCATTGCCAGAAGCAGTGCTTCGCTTACGACAAGGATTCGGTCGTCTGATTCGATCAAAAAATGATAAAGGGTTATTTATTGTATTGGACCGAAGAATCGAGACCAAATCCTACGGTAAAGAATTTATTAATGCTTTGCCAAAGGTCGAAGTATCTAAAGTGTCTTTAGAAAAGATGGTAACCGATATTGAAGCTTGGTATAATAAGCATTGA
- a CDS encoding CCA tRNA nucleotidyltransferase, producing MKTAIKVIKILKKAGFEAYIVGGAVRDYLLGKEPCDVDVASSALPQQVKALFTRTIDTGIDHGTVLVLLDGEGIEVTTFRTESSYSDNRRPDSVEFVQSLCEDLQRRDFTINAMAMTESLKVIDLFGGKQDLTSQLIRAVGDPDERFQEDALRMLRAIRFSGQLGFTIERETLTSIKSYASLIQTIAVERVKSEIDKIFTSLDTQKSLKYLRDSRLTIFLPAGELFENDWTFYRTNGHAIFGWFYLLHQQNQPFSAIKDYRFSNAEKRVIEKSLELVALTTWDQWTLYSYSIEQLIMAAQVKKVNMELEKEKALLPIQTKSDLAVNGLDFMQWTGEKSGPWLKVWLEKMEKLVVYGLLTNEKETIKDWFVNEYHRHV from the coding sequence ATGAAAACAGCCATTAAAGTCATTAAAATATTGAAAAAAGCTGGGTTTGAAGCATATATAGTTGGTGGAGCGGTACGTGATTATTTACTAGGAAAAGAGCCTTGCGATGTGGATGTAGCTTCTTCTGCTCTTCCACAACAAGTCAAAGCATTATTTACTCGAACGATAGATACAGGGATCGACCATGGGACGGTATTAGTGCTATTAGACGGAGAAGGCATCGAAGTTACGACATTTCGAACAGAAAGCAGTTATTCCGACAACCGCAGACCTGATTCTGTTGAATTTGTTCAATCGCTTTGTGAAGATCTTCAACGACGTGATTTTACGATTAATGCGATGGCAATGACTGAAAGTTTAAAAGTTATCGATCTCTTCGGAGGAAAACAAGATTTAACAAGTCAACTCATTCGTGCAGTCGGTGACCCAGACGAGCGTTTTCAAGAAGATGCATTACGCATGTTAAGAGCTATTCGTTTTTCGGGTCAACTAGGTTTTACTATTGAACGCGAGACTCTTACTTCCATAAAAAGTTATGCTTCATTAATTCAAACGATTGCAGTTGAACGGGTAAAGTCGGAAATTGATAAAATTTTTACTAGTCTAGATACACAAAAAAGCTTGAAGTATTTAAGAGATTCAAGATTGACGATATTCTTACCAGCAGGAGAGCTTTTCGAAAATGATTGGACATTCTATAGAACAAATGGTCATGCTATTTTTGGATGGTTTTACTTATTGCACCAGCAAAATCAACCGTTTTCGGCTATAAAAGACTATCGTTTTTCCAATGCAGAAAAGCGAGTTATTGAAAAGAGCTTAGAGCTAGTAGCTTTGACTACATGGGATCAGTGGACATTGTATTCGTATTCGATAGAACAATTAATAATGGCAGCTCAAGTAAAAAAAGTAAACATGGAGTTGGAAAAAGAAAAAGCTTTATTGCCGATACAAACAAAATCTGATTTGGCTGTCAATGGCCTTGACTTTATGCAGTGGACCGGAGAAAAATCAGGACCTTGGCTAAAAGTATGGCTTGAAAAAATGGAAAAGTTAGTTGTTTATGGTCTATTAACTAATGAGAAAGAAACGATAAAGGACTGGTTTGTAAATGAATATCACCGTCACGTATAA
- a CDS encoding zinc metallopeptidase, translating into MSIGGYIFYFILLLIIPLWAQFKLKRTYGKYSKIRSTSGQTGAQVARIILDANGLQNVKVIESRGMLSDHYNPVTKTVALSSHNYNDASIAGTAVAAHEVGHAIQDAEDYSFLRLRHRLVPIVNISSNMSWVFIMIGFFSAWSGALLIGIVLLAAGVVFQLITLPVEFNASSRAMDQLLSHNIIRNEEERHAKKVLSAAAMTYVAATAVAVLELGRLILIYTSMNRS; encoded by the coding sequence ATGAGTATAGGCGGTTATATCTTCTATTTTATTCTTTTGTTGATCATCCCATTATGGGCTCAATTTAAATTAAAACGAACATACGGAAAATACTCGAAAATACGTTCAACATCAGGACAAACAGGTGCTCAAGTCGCACGCATTATATTGGATGCTAATGGTTTGCAAAATGTTAAGGTTATTGAAAGTCGCGGTATGCTCAGCGATCATTACAATCCTGTGACCAAAACAGTGGCACTAAGTAGCCATAACTATAATGATGCTTCTATTGCTGGTACAGCTGTTGCGGCTCATGAAGTAGGACATGCTATCCAAGATGCAGAAGATTATTCGTTTTTGCGCTTGCGTCATCGGTTAGTGCCGATTGTAAACATTTCATCAAATATGTCATGGGTTTTTATTATGATCGGCTTTTTCTCCGCATGGAGTGGGGCGTTACTGATTGGTATTGTTCTGTTAGCAGCGGGTGTTGTATTCCAGCTAATAACTTTGCCTGTTGAGTTTAATGCCTCCAGTCGAGCGATGGACCAATTGTTATCGCATAACATTATTCGAAACGAAGAAGAGCGACACGCTAAAAAAGTGTTGAGTGCAGCAGCCATGACATATGTGGCAGCTACTGCAGTTGCCGTTCTTGAATTGGGTAGATTGATTTTAATTTATACAAGTATGAATCGTTCATAA
- a CDS encoding nucleotide pyrophosphohydrolase, producing MNGEKTMKQLQEDVDTYIGQYKEGYFQPMELMARLTEEIGELSREVMHQYGPKKKKNSEDDNSIEEEMGDLLFVLICMANSMGIDLADAHDQVIKKFNTRDQNRWTRKDEQK from the coding sequence ATGAACGGTGAAAAAACGATGAAACAGTTACAAGAAGATGTAGACACATATATTGGACAATATAAAGAAGGCTATTTTCAGCCAATGGAACTGATGGCTCGTTTAACTGAGGAAATAGGTGAACTTTCAAGAGAAGTCATGCATCAATATGGACCGAAAAAAAAGAAAAATTCTGAAGATGACAATAGCATCGAAGAAGAAATGGGCGATCTTTTATTTGTTTTAATATGTATGGCTAATTCTATGGGTATTGATTTGGCAGATGCACATGACCAAGTAATCAAAAAATTCAATACGCGCGATCAAAATCGTTGGACGAGAAAGGACGAACAAAAATGA
- a CDS encoding biotin--[acetyl-CoA-carboxylase] ligase, giving the protein MNITVTYKIAKRMLESTGEALSGQQLADEFGISRTAIWKHMKELEEKGYEIESVKKKGYRIVSIPDTLEPITIQIGLKTKRIGQRIEYVESCTSTQIIAHQLAQENAPDGTVVLTETQTAGRGRMARKWDSAAHKGVWMSIILRPNVPPQKAPQFTLVTAVAIVRAIEEVTALQPKIKWPNDILLNGKKCTGILTELQSDADGIQALIVGIGLNVNQDKEDFDLEVQGIATSLKMISGQTVNRQELVRAVLFYTELYTQMYIDEGFGMLKILWESYSTTIGQPVRARMTNHTLEGIAEGISDDGVLQLRTLDGKLHGIYSADIEMTN; this is encoded by the coding sequence ATGAATATCACCGTCACGTATAAAATAGCAAAACGAATGCTAGAGTCAACTGGTGAAGCTCTGTCAGGCCAACAACTAGCAGACGAATTTGGCATTTCTAGAACGGCCATTTGGAAGCACATGAAAGAACTCGAAGAAAAAGGATATGAAATAGAATCTGTTAAAAAAAAGGGGTATCGCATTGTTTCGATACCTGATACGTTAGAACCAATTACAATTCAAATAGGATTAAAAACAAAACGAATTGGCCAACGCATAGAATACGTTGAAAGTTGCACATCAACTCAAATTATTGCACATCAATTAGCGCAAGAAAATGCTCCAGACGGCACAGTGGTGCTAACAGAAACGCAAACAGCTGGACGTGGCAGGATGGCTAGGAAATGGGATTCTGCTGCTCACAAAGGGGTGTGGATGAGTATTATTCTACGTCCAAATGTACCGCCTCAAAAAGCACCTCAATTTACACTAGTAACAGCTGTTGCAATCGTTCGAGCGATTGAAGAAGTAACTGCATTGCAACCTAAAATCAAGTGGCCGAACGATATTTTATTAAATGGCAAGAAATGTACAGGTATATTGACAGAACTTCAGTCGGATGCTGATGGTATACAAGCATTAATTGTAGGGATCGGACTAAATGTGAATCAAGACAAAGAAGATTTTGATCTAGAGGTACAGGGTATTGCAACGTCTTTAAAAATGATAAGTGGACAAACCGTCAATCGGCAAGAACTAGTCCGAGCCGTGCTTTTTTATACTGAACTTTATACGCAAATGTATATTGACGAAGGTTTCGGGATGTTAAAAATTTTATGGGAAAGCTACTCGACAACAATTGGTCAGCCGGTGAGAGCAAGAATGACGAACCATACATTAGAAGGTATTGCTGAAGGGATTAGCGATGATGGCGTACTTCAATTGCGGACACTTGACGGGAAACTTCATGGCATTTACTCAGCAGATATTGAAATGACCAATTAA
- the bshA gene encoding N-acetyl-alpha-D-glucosaminyl L-malate synthase BshA has translation MRKMKIGITCYPTVGGSGVIATELGKMLAEKGHEVHFITSSTPFRLNKTYANIYNHQVDINTYSVFQYAPYDIALATKISEVIKNEGLDLLHVHYAIPHAVCAILGRDMAASNIGIVTTLHGTDITVLGADSSLKEAIRYGIEKSDIVTAVSNSLKEQTYELIQPIKEIETVYNFVDEREYFSQDASKLKQQLGINADEKVMIHVSNFRNVKRVQDVVETFALTYEKIKCKLLLIGDGPEMGRIIQQVRELGLDEQVLFLGKRDGLAEFYSMSDIKLLLSEKEAFGLVLLEAMACGVPVIGSNIGGMPEIIEPGINGYLVELGDTQKAAEYATRLLRDDSQLQKLRQGALKTVAERFSSSKILEQYEELYEQLMDKNNK, from the coding sequence GTGCGGAAAATGAAAATTGGCATTACTTGCTATCCTACTGTTGGAGGATCTGGTGTTATTGCTACAGAATTAGGGAAGATGTTGGCAGAAAAAGGACATGAAGTGCATTTTATTACATCTAGTACACCTTTTCGTTTAAATAAAACTTACGCTAATATTTATAATCATCAAGTAGATATTAATACTTATTCTGTTTTTCAATATGCGCCATATGATATTGCATTAGCTACCAAAATTTCTGAAGTGATTAAAAATGAAGGCTTGGATCTTTTGCACGTTCATTACGCAATTCCACATGCTGTTTGTGCTATTTTAGGACGCGATATGGCAGCATCAAACATTGGCATCGTGACGACTTTACACGGCACAGATATTACGGTGTTGGGAGCGGATTCTTCTTTAAAAGAAGCTATTCGTTATGGCATCGAAAAATCTGATATCGTAACAGCTGTATCGAACTCGTTAAAAGAACAAACATATGAACTGATACAACCCATTAAAGAAATTGAAACAGTTTATAATTTTGTTGATGAACGTGAATACTTTTCGCAAGATGCTAGCAAGTTAAAACAACAGCTTGGTATTAATGCAGATGAAAAAGTCATGATTCATGTTTCGAACTTCCGTAATGTGAAACGAGTTCAAGATGTGGTTGAAACATTTGCATTAACATATGAAAAAATCAAGTGTAAATTATTATTGATTGGTGATGGACCTGAGATGGGACGCATCATCCAGCAAGTACGAGAACTGGGATTAGACGAGCAAGTCTTATTTCTTGGCAAACGAGACGGTTTGGCTGAATTTTATAGTATGAGTGATATTAAATTGCTATTATCTGAAAAAGAAGCATTTGGTTTAGTGTTATTAGAAGCAATGGCGTGCGGAGTTCCAGTTATTGGATCGAATATCGGAGGTATGCCTGAAATTATTGAACCAGGCATTAATGGCTATCTTGTTGAATTAGGTGATACACAAAAAGCAGCTGAATATGCCACTCGACTGTTACGTGATGACTCACAATTGCAAAAGTTGAGGCAAGGAGCCTTGAAAACAGTAGCAGAACGTTTCTCTTCATCAAAAATTTTAGAACAATATGAAGAGTTATATGAGCAATTGATGGACAAGAACAACAAATGA
- a CDS encoding YitT family protein, which translates to MKELKFKNVFFILVGAAIYSFGFVHFNIQNELGEGGFAGITLILYFIFNWDPALMNLLLNIPLFFIGWKLLGRKVFLYTVIGTVAVSFFLKIFLIYEIQINLQDDLFLAALFAGVFVGIGLGIIFRFGGTTGGVDIIARLAQKYIGWSMGKTMFLFDAVVIMLSWLTFLDHRSMMYTLVAVFIGARVIDFVQEGAYSGRGALIISNSQEEIASRIAIEMDRGITILRGYGHFTKEEREVLYCVIARNEIVRLKSIINSVDPHAFVSLMDVHDVMGEGFTLDEEKRPIE; encoded by the coding sequence GTGAAAGAATTGAAATTTAAGAACGTCTTTTTCATCCTTGTTGGAGCTGCTATTTATAGTTTTGGATTTGTTCACTTTAATATCCAAAACGAATTAGGAGAAGGCGGTTTTGCTGGGATTACATTGATTTTGTACTTCATCTTTAATTGGGACCCTGCTTTAATGAATTTGCTTTTAAACATTCCATTATTTTTTATAGGATGGAAGCTTCTTGGTAGAAAAGTTTTTCTTTATACCGTTATCGGCACTGTAGCGGTTTCTTTCTTTTTGAAAATCTTTTTAATCTATGAAATTCAAATCAACTTACAAGATGATTTATTTTTAGCGGCATTGTTTGCAGGTGTTTTTGTCGGCATTGGACTCGGTATTATTTTCAGGTTCGGAGGAACTACTGGAGGCGTAGATATTATTGCCCGTTTAGCCCAAAAGTACATAGGCTGGAGCATGGGGAAAACCATGTTCTTGTTTGACGCCGTCGTCATTATGTTATCTTGGTTAACGTTTCTCGATCATCGCTCCATGATGTATACTCTTGTTGCTGTTTTTATCGGCGCTCGGGTTATTGACTTTGTGCAAGAAGGTGCTTATTCAGGTCGTGGTGCGTTAATCATTTCAAATTCGCAGGAAGAAATCGCCAGTCGCATTGCTATTGAAATGGATCGTGGCATTACCATTCTTCGAGGCTATGGGCATTTCACGAAAGAAGAACGAGAAGTATTGTATTGTGTAATTGCAAGAAATGAAATTGTGCGGTTAAAGAGCATTATTAATTCGGTAGATCCTCATGCATTCGTTTCGTTAATGGATGTTCACGATGTAATGGGTGAAGGATTTACGCTCGATGAAGAAAAACGACCAATTGAATAA
- the dapB gene encoding 4-hydroxy-tetrahydrodipicolinate reductase produces MTIRVAIAGARGKMGKEAVHTVMNNPEMELVSALDYKEIGRTLADTHLFPANFTVPIFTNLEELYSETAPDVFVDLTTPEFVYEHTKNALELNIRPVIGTTGFSDEQLDELKVLSKNKKIGCIIAPNFALGAILMMKFAEQAANYLPDIEIIEMHHDQKKDAPSGTALKTAHLISQNRTIHPQGHAGEKEVLEGARGANYDGMRIHSVRLPGLVAHQQVLLGGEGQLLTLRHDSFNRGSFMSGIVLSIKTVMEKEELIYGLEHIID; encoded by the coding sequence ATGACGATTCGTGTAGCTATCGCAGGAGCAAGAGGTAAAATGGGAAAAGAAGCGGTACATACTGTAATGAACAATCCAGAGATGGAATTGGTATCGGCACTTGACTATAAAGAAATTGGACGAACCTTAGCAGACACTCATTTGTTTCCGGCTAATTTTACTGTGCCCATTTTTACAAACCTTGAAGAACTTTATTCAGAAACAGCACCCGACGTATTCGTCGATTTAACAACGCCGGAATTTGTATATGAACATACAAAAAATGCTTTAGAGTTAAATATACGTCCAGTTATTGGGACGACTGGTTTCTCAGACGAACAACTCGATGAATTAAAAGTTCTTTCAAAAAATAAAAAAATTGGATGCATCATCGCACCTAACTTTGCGTTAGGAGCGATATTGATGATGAAATTCGCAGAACAAGCTGCTAATTATTTACCAGATATTGAAATCATTGAAATGCATCATGATCAAAAAAAAGATGCTCCATCTGGAACAGCATTAAAAACAGCACATCTGATTTCACAAAATAGAACTATTCATCCACAAGGACATGCTGGTGAAAAAGAAGTTCTCGAAGGAGCTCGTGGTGCTAATTACGATGGTATGCGCATTCACAGCGTTCGTTTGCCTGGTTTAGTTGCTCATCAACAAGTCTTGCTTGGTGGGGAAGGTCAATTGCTGACACTACGCCATGACTCTTTTAATAGAGGCTCATTTATGTCAGGAATTGTGTTATCCATTAAGACAGTAATGGAAAAAGAAGAACTTATTTATGGCTTGGAACACATTATTGACTAA
- the mgsA gene encoding methylglyoxal synthase, which yields MNIALIAHDRKKDDLIQFATAYEPIFAQHTLYATGTTGQRVIDETSLQVNRFRSGPLGGDQQIGAMVAQDKMDMVIFFRDPLTAQPHEPDVTALIRLCDVYSIPLATNMGTAEVLLKGLEEGFIDWRLLGERRG from the coding sequence ATGAATATCGCATTAATTGCGCATGATAGAAAAAAAGATGACTTAATCCAATTTGCGACGGCTTATGAGCCGATTTTTGCTCAACATACACTATATGCAACTGGAACTACCGGACAACGAGTTATTGACGAAACCAGTTTACAGGTCAATCGTTTCCGGTCTGGTCCACTTGGTGGCGATCAGCAAATTGGTGCTATGGTTGCACAAGATAAAATGGATATGGTTATTTTCTTTCGTGATCCTTTAACAGCTCAGCCACATGAGCCTGATGTAACGGCTTTGATACGTCTGTGTGACGTCTATAGCATTCCGTTGGCTACAAATATGGGAACTGCTGAAGTGCTTTTAAAAGGGCTAGAAGAAGGTTTTATTGATTGGCGTTTACTTGGTGAGAGAAGAGGATAG
- the panD gene encoding aspartate 1-decarboxylase, whose product MLRMMLHSKIHRATVTEADLNYVGSITIDQNLLDAVGMLANEKVHIVNNNNGARFETYIISGERGSGVICVNGAAARLVQRGDIVIILSYAYVMNENARDHKPTVAIMNADNQIKEIIHYEPEATIM is encoded by the coding sequence ATGCTTAGAATGATGTTACATTCAAAAATTCATCGTGCAACGGTAACGGAAGCAGATTTAAACTACGTAGGAAGTATTACGATCGACCAAAATTTACTAGACGCTGTTGGCATGTTAGCAAATGAGAAAGTACACATTGTAAACAACAACAACGGTGCCCGTTTTGAAACATACATCATTTCAGGAGAACGTGGCAGTGGTGTGATTTGTGTGAATGGTGCAGCAGCACGACTTGTTCAACGTGGAGATATTGTCATTATATTGTCGTATGCTTATGTGATGAATGAGAATGCACGTGACCATAAACCAACAGTCGCAATTATGAACGCAGACAATCAAATTAAAGAAATCATTCATTATGAACCTGAAGCAACTATTATGTAA